In Chloroflexota bacterium, a genomic segment contains:
- a CDS encoding zf-HC2 domain-containing protein, with product MAFWMRDKHKQIKENLSAYLDGRLDPKQAAEVEAHLASCAECAWEKQTLEQTRRLVQMAPRVAVPRSFVLSPAQAEKPTRAGAFAVAPLMALRTATAVVGVLLAFVIAGDLWLRPMAPAPALAPMVGAPPAPTGDMYAFATTPEPTATEEVVMKLAAQPQTETPAPAAAPEATPAVPSPEGDGRGAFQPEATPELAARGLSATERGEARAPFWAEIWVWRAAEGALAAMFVALLVITVTGWRRVARM from the coding sequence ATGGCATTCTGGATGCGAGATAAGCACAAGCAAATCAAAGAGAATCTGTCGGCCTACCTGGATGGCCGTCTGGACCCGAAGCAGGCCGCCGAGGTGGAGGCGCACCTGGCCTCGTGCGCCGAATGCGCCTGGGAGAAGCAGACGCTGGAACAGACGCGGCGGTTGGTGCAGATGGCGCCTCGGGTAGCCGTTCCACGCTCGTTTGTCCTCAGCCCGGCGCAGGCGGAGAAGCCGACGCGCGCGGGCGCATTCGCCGTTGCGCCGCTGATGGCCCTGCGGACGGCGACGGCTGTGGTGGGCGTGTTGCTGGCGTTCGTGATCGCGGGCGACCTGTGGCTGCGGCCGATGGCGCCTGCTCCTGCCCTCGCGCCGATGGTGGGCGCGCCGCCTGCCCCCACGGGCGATATGTATGCGTTCGCCACGACGCCCGAGCCGACGGCCACGGAAGAGGTCGTCATGAAACTGGCGGCACAGCCGCAAACCGAGACGCCCGCCCCCGCCGCTGCGCCCGAGGCGACTCCTGCCGTGCCCTCGCCCGAAGGGGACGGGCGCGGCGCGTTCCAACCCGAGGCGACGCCGGAATTGGCCGCGCGGGGCCTATCGGCAACCGAGCGCGGTGAGGCCCGTGCGCCCTTCTGGGCCGAGATCTGGGTGTGGCGCGCCGCCGAAGGGGCGCTGGCAGCCATGTTCGTGGCGCTTCTGGTGATCACGGTAACGGGCTGGCGGCGCGTGGCCCGCATGTGA
- a CDS encoding sigma-70 family RNA polymerase sigma factor, with amino-acid sequence MMDEQSLIAQAQRGDLHAFNQLVLAYQSTLYNVAYRILGDSDAAADATQDAFVSAYKAIARFRGGSFKAWLLRIVTNACYDQLRVKQRRPTDSLDDMLVEPEHDATLRDDSESPEDFVLRQELGAAIQQGLSVLPPDQRITLVLSDIEGLSYEEIAQATQVSLGTVKSRLSRARSKLRDYLLHNGELLPAAYRLQGGTG; translated from the coding sequence ATGATGGACGAACAAAGCCTGATCGCGCAGGCTCAACGAGGAGACCTGCACGCCTTCAATCAACTGGTGCTGGCGTATCAGTCCACCCTGTACAACGTGGCGTATCGCATCCTGGGCGACAGCGACGCGGCGGCTGACGCGACCCAGGATGCCTTCGTGTCGGCCTACAAGGCCATCGCTCGGTTTCGCGGCGGCTCGTTCAAGGCGTGGCTGCTGCGCATCGTTACGAATGCCTGCTACGATCAGTTGCGGGTCAAGCAGCGCCGCCCCACCGACTCGCTGGACGACATGCTGGTGGAGCCGGAGCACGACGCCACGCTCCGCGATGACTCCGAAAGCCCCGAGGACTTCGTGCTGCGGCAGGAACTGGGGGCAGCCATCCAGCAGGGGTTGAGCGTGCTGCCGCCGGACCAGCGTATCACGCTGGTTCTGTCGGACATTGAGGGCCTGAGTTACGAGGAGATCGCCCAGGCCACCCAGGTCTCCCTCGGAACGGTCAAATCCCGGCTCAGTCGCGCCCGCTCCAAATTGCGCGACTACCTGCTCCACAACGGGGAACTTTTGCCCGCCGCCTATCGTCTTCAAGGCGGTACAGGCTAG
- a CDS encoding type II toxin-antitoxin system HicA family toxin, translating to MAKCPVLKPREVAAILENLGFVEVRRKGSHRQYRHPDGRCTTVPFHTGRDVSPILLRQIAKDIGLTVEELLKHR from the coding sequence ATGGCCAAGTGTCCTGTCCTCAAGCCGCGAGAGGTAGCAGCGATCTTGGAGAACCTCGGCTTTGTGGAGGTGCGCCGAAAAGGCTCCCATAGGCAGTATCGTCATCCGGATGGACGGTGCACAACCGTGCCTTTTCATACGGGACGAGATGTCTCACCGATCCTGCTGCGCCAGATAGCCAAGGATATCGGCCTTACCGTAGAAGAGTTGCTGAAGCACAGATGA
- a CDS encoding type II toxin-antitoxin system HicB family antitoxin encodes MRTFTAVVEKCPDTGLYVGYVPGFPGAHTQAATLDELQKNLQEVIEMLLEDGEPSLEAEFVGTQTVVIGG; translated from the coding sequence ATGAGGACCTTCACGGCAGTTGTTGAGAAGTGTCCCGATACGGGGTTGTATGTCGGCTATGTGCCGGGCTTCCCGGGGGCACACACACAAGCGGCAACGCTTGACGAACTGCAGAAGAATCTGCAAGAAGTCATTGAGATGCTGCTGGAGGACGGTGAGCCATCGCTTGAAGCCGAGTTTGTCGGTACCCAGACAGTGGTGATTGGCGGATGA